The following coding sequences are from one Lycium ferocissimum isolate CSIRO_LF1 chromosome 3, AGI_CSIRO_Lferr_CH_V1, whole genome shotgun sequence window:
- the LOC132051054 gene encoding uncharacterized protein LOC132051054 encodes MEKGFILLGQLQMQSQQQYKNFIVVPSRRGVKCRVIRSRRSLMSLWYVFGRVDKEKSQQKGNLSCLNCDRVFQTRHYFYVNRLLIRKSEPKEVVDELSNKH; translated from the exons ATGGAGAAGG GTTTTATCCTTCTAGGCCAGCTGCAAATGCAATCTCAACAGCAATACAAAAACTTTATAGTGGTGCCTTCGCGACGTGGGGTGAAGTGCCGTGTCATACGCAGCAGGCGATCCTTAATGAGTTTATGGTATGTATTTGGTAGAGTTGATAAAGAAAAATCACAGCAAAAGGGAAATCTTTCATGTTTAAACTGTGACCGAGTTTTCCAAACTAGACACTACTTCTATGTAAACAGATTGCTTATTAGAAAATCTGAACCCAAAGAAGTTGTCGATGAACTTAGCAACAAGCATTAA